A part of Gemmatimonas groenlandica genomic DNA contains:
- a CDS encoding GreA/GreB family elongation factor, which translates to MFQELIAKMAREVEKLSYELNVTLPFEIRKAVELGDLKENSEYKAALERQQFVQARLGQLTQRVTKLANIDIAQISADRVGLGSQVIVEDEETKARESYELVFGDAGELQDGHVTMASPIGLALQGKAVGEQTIFKLPKKIRRLVIVELKTIHERSADELA; encoded by the coding sequence ATGTTTCAGGAACTCATCGCCAAGATGGCGCGTGAAGTCGAAAAGCTCTCCTACGAGCTCAACGTCACGCTTCCCTTTGAAATCCGGAAGGCCGTCGAACTCGGCGACCTGAAGGAGAACAGCGAGTACAAGGCGGCACTGGAGCGTCAGCAGTTCGTGCAGGCGCGGCTTGGACAGCTCACGCAGCGCGTGACCAAGCTTGCGAACATCGATATTGCGCAGATCTCGGCCGATCGCGTGGGCCTCGGAAGCCAGGTCATCGTCGAAGACGAAGAGACGAAGGCACGCGAGTCGTACGAGTTGGTGTTCGGCGACGCGGGCGAGCTGCAGGACGGACATGTCACGATGGCGTCGCCGATCGGGCTGGCGCTGCAGGGCAAGGCCGTCGGCGAGCAGACCATCTTCAAGCTGCCCAAGAAAATCCGTCGGCTGGTGATCGTGGAGCTCAAGACGATTCACGAACGCAGCGCTGACGAACTCGCCTGA
- a CDS encoding zinc-dependent alcohol dehydrogenase family protein has protein sequence MQRAEYTARGPVPQDVIECVDRETPTPKAGEVLIEMLAAPINPSDVLTLTGQYGLLPPLPAIGGNEGIGRVAALGDGVTSVSVGQRVLLPVGAGTWASHLVAQAAGLIPLPPVGDPLQLAMMTVNPPTASLLLSEFIALAPGDWVIQNAANSGVGEYVIQLAKRRGFRTVNVVRRQDAIAPLQALGGDVVLVDGPDLATRVAEATGNAKIRLGFDCVGGSATDRIARSLAIGGTVVNYGALSGEACKIAPGSFVFRDVTLRGFWLAFWFRNATVEQQRTLFTDIATLVATGALAASVQETFPLSRIKDAVAAAASGGRRGKILLVP, from the coding sequence ATGCAGCGTGCCGAATACACCGCTCGCGGCCCCGTGCCGCAGGACGTCATCGAGTGCGTCGACCGTGAAACGCCGACGCCCAAGGCGGGTGAAGTCCTGATCGAGATGCTGGCGGCACCGATCAATCCGTCGGACGTGCTCACGCTGACGGGCCAATACGGGCTGCTGCCGCCGCTGCCCGCCATCGGCGGCAACGAAGGGATCGGCCGCGTAGCGGCGCTCGGCGATGGGGTCACGTCTGTGAGCGTGGGCCAACGCGTCTTGTTGCCGGTCGGTGCCGGCACGTGGGCATCGCATCTCGTCGCGCAAGCCGCGGGACTCATTCCGTTGCCGCCGGTCGGCGACCCGCTGCAGCTGGCGATGATGACGGTGAATCCGCCCACCGCTTCGCTGCTGCTCTCTGAGTTCATCGCGCTGGCGCCAGGCGACTGGGTCATTCAGAACGCGGCGAACAGCGGCGTGGGCGAGTATGTCATTCAGCTCGCCAAACGTCGTGGCTTTCGCACGGTGAACGTGGTGCGGCGCCAGGATGCGATCGCCCCGTTGCAAGCCTTGGGTGGCGACGTGGTGTTGGTAGACGGTCCCGATCTCGCGACGCGTGTGGCGGAAGCCACCGGTAATGCGAAGATCCGCCTCGGCTTCGATTGCGTGGGCGGCAGCGCCACCGATCGCATCGCTCGCAGTCTGGCCATCGGTGGCACCGTGGTGAACTACGGTGCGCTCAGCGGCGAGGCGTGCAAGATCGCGCCGGGCTCCTTCGTGTTTCGCGACGTCACGCTGCGCGGGTTCTGGCTGGCGTTCTGGTTCCGGAATGCCACGGTCGAGCAGCAACGCACGCTGTTCACTGACATTGCGACGTTGGTTGCCACAGGCGCCTTGGCCGCGAGTGTTCAGGAAACGTTTCCGCTGTCGCGCATCAAGGACGCTGTGGCGGCTGCTGCGAGCGGCGGTCGGCGCGGCAAAATTCTGCTGGTCCCGTAG